The Pseudobdellovibrionaceae bacterium DNA segment GAGGCAAATAAATATAAAAGTATAGGTTTGTTTTTAATCGGCAAAAAAGCCATCGATTATTTTAAAGCACGACAGATTGAAGCCGTAGAGAGTGTACCTAATGTTTCTAAAGAGCTATCTTACAAAATGGCAGTAAGTATTTCTAATAAATTAATGCACTTTTTTAAGACTAACAAGTATGACGAAATTCATTTTGTTTATAATGAGTTTAAATCGGTTATTTCTCAAGAAAGAGTTGTGGAAAAAATTTTTCCTGTAGAGTATGAAGACAGTCCTGACGGACAAACATTTTCTGATGATTATATTTTTGAACCACCAGCTATGGAATTTTTAGAAAAGCTGCTAGTTAAGCATTTCACTAGCCAAGTGTATCGTTATTTAAGTGAAAGTGTAGCGGCCGAATATGCGGCTCGCATGACAGCTATGGATAGCGCCACTAACAACGCTAATGATATGATTAAAAAACTCACCCTAACTTATAATAAATTGCGCCAAGCAAATATTACAAAAGAGTTAATGGAGATTGTTAGCGGAGCAGAAGCAGTAAAATAAAGTTAAGTTAAGTTAAGTTAAATAAAATAAAGTTAAAGAAAAAAGGAAAGGAGTTTTAATGGAAAAAGTGACAATGGGGAAAGTAAAACAAATTACAGGTCCTGTTTTGGATGTGGAATTTGAAGAAGGTGCGTTACCAGAAATTTTAACAGCCTTACAAATCTCTAACCCTAATATTAATAATGAAGAATGGAATGTAACTTTAGAGGTGGCTCAACATTTAGGCGGAGGTGTTATTCGAGCCATTGCCATGGATGCCACAGAGGGTTTAACTCGTGGGCAAGCAGTAAAAAATTTAGGTATACCTATTTCGACTCCTGTGGGAGAGGGTGTTTTAGGAAGAATGTTAAATGTTACAGGCGACCCCATTGATGGCAAAGGAAAAGTGGACGCTAAAGAAGTTTGGCCCATTCACAGACAAGCGCCGCCATTTTCAGAACAATCTACTCATGCCGAAATGTTAATGACAGGAATTAAAGTCGTTGATTTATTAGCTCCTTATGCAAAAGGGGGAAAAGTAGGTTTGTTTGGAGGGGCGGGTGTTGGAAAAACCGTTTTAATTCAAGAGTTAATTCGTAACATTGCCACAGAACATGGTGGTTACTCTGTGTTTGCGGGAGTTGGCGAAAGAACAAGAGAAGGTAATGATTTATATCGCGAAATGACAGAGTCGGGAGTAATTGATAAAACGGCCTTGGTATTTGGCCAAATGAATGAACCGCCAGGGGCGAGAGCACGAGTGGCTTTAACAGGACTAACTCAAGCAGAATATTTTCGTGATGTTGCAGGACAAGATGTATTATTGTTTGTAGATAATATTTTTCGATTTACTCAAGCTGGGGCAGAGGTGTCTGCTTTGTTAGGAAGAATTCCTTCGGCGGTGGGTTATCAACCAACATTAAGTACCGAAATGGGAGATTTACAAGAGCGAATTACCTCTACAAAAAAAGGATCTATTACTTCTGTGCAAGCCGTTTATGTACCTGCAGATGATTATACCGACCCCGCTCCGGCAACAACATTTACTCATTTAGATGCAACTACAAATTTGGATCGTGAAATTGCGGCCTTGGGTATTTATCCCGCAGTGAACCCGCTAACTTCTACTTCTAGATTATTATCCCCCGACATTGTGGGAGAAGAACATTATAAAGTGGCAAGACAAATTCAAGCTTTGTTACAAAGGTACAAAGACTTACAAGATATTATTGCTATTTTAGGAATGGACGAACTATCTGACGAAGACAAAGCGGTTGTGGGAAGAGCCCGTCGAGTGCAAAGATTTTTAAGCCAACCCTTCTTTGTGGCAGAGCAGTTTACTGGTTTAAAAGGAGCTTATGTAGATGTTAAAGATACTATTAAAGGCTTTAAAGAAATTTTAGAAGGTAAACATGACGATGTTCCCGAACAAGCTTTTTATTTAGTAGGTACTGTAGAAGAAGCTTTGGAAAAGGCAAAAACTTTATAATTAAAATAAAACGCATTAAAAAAATGTAGTGAGCATTTTGGAGTATGTATTATGCAGCTAAGTTTAATATCCCCCGATAAATTGGTTTTTAATAACAAAGCTGTTAGCAGTATTGCCGTGGTATCCACGGAAGGTTGCTTACAAGTTTTAAAAGGGCATGCTCCGCTGCTAACTACTTTGGGCAAAGGGGCTTTAAAGTTTTATGATATTAATAAAAAGGCTTTTTCTTCTTATTTTGTAGAGGGGGGATATTTAGAAGTTTCGCCCCAAGGTAATGTTTTAATTTTAGCAGAAACGCTTAAGGATTAAAGCTAAAAGATTAAAGCTTAAAGGCTTAAGGCTTAAAAGTCAGAACAAGATTAACTTTTTATTTAAAAGTAAATTTTCATATACGAAAGTTTAGTTTTTTTTAGAGCCGTTGAGTTACCCTACCTTGTAGCTGTAGAATAATCTTGTGAAAAAGTTTAAATATTTTTTGTTGTGTCTGTTTGCTTTGTTTAGCCAAGCAGTTTTTGCTCAAGAAATTACTTTAGTTTGGGGCGACACGCTTTCTAAATTAATTTTTCAACACCACGGCCTTAATCTTAGTAACTGGAAAGTGGTTTTACCCTTATATCTTTCTTTAAACCCACAAATTGAAAATCCAAATTTAATTTATGCAGAAGAAAAATTAACTCTGCCCTCTCAAAAAAGAGTGTTGGCTTACATCAACGCTGCCAGTGACTTGGGTTTTGATGATAACGAAATACAAAACCCAAGTGTGCAAAAAAGAACTTCACTAATCGATCGAGTAGCTAACCCTTGGTCCATAGAGTGGCAGGTAGGGCCCTATTTAAAAGCTAGCGGAAAAGCTTCTAATGCTTTGGAATATAATTCTCAAGGCGGTTTTGATATGAATATAAAAAGTATTTATCACCTTAGCGATAAATACTCTATTGGTTTAAGCTCTAAATATTCTAAGAAAACTTATCTTTCTAACGAAGCTAATTCTGCTAAATTTAACTTTACTTTAAAAGAAGCCTACTTAGAAAGCTACATGAACTGGGACCTTTGGATTATTTCTGTATTATTTGGTGTTAAAGACCGACTAGCCTATGGGCCTAAGGGAATATTATTAGCGGCACAACATTTGGATTACGGAGTAGGAGTAGACTATCGGTTAATAAAAGAAAAAAACTGGAGTGGTTTGGTAGGAATAAAAGCGGTAACATTTACAGCCTCTTCTTCTTTGCCTGTGGGAGTAAATCAGTCTGGACACAGCATAAGTGCACGAGCCACTTTTAACTATAATTTTTGGAAAAACCATTTAATAGGAGTTGAATCGGTTTATAGTTTATCTCAAGGTAAAAATCAGCAGTACGATATTAACTTAGAAGATTTTATTACAAGAATAAAGCTACAGTTTAATTTCTAATTACTTTTAAGACGCCGCCATGGACTAAAGTAAGTAGTCAACAGACACTTTGACTACTTTGACTAATCAACAGACATTAATTTTTGTAAAGCTTGATAAACCACTTCCCACTGAGTATTTGTTATCTCTATTTTTACTAAATCGCTTTTACTTAATTGATATTTTTCTGGCTGCTTTTGTATTAAAGCAATTAACTGTTCGGCACAAGGGCTGTTGTTAGTAATTTTTAAATTTAACGAAGTGTTTTTTAAACTTACAGAAAGAATACCTGCAGTTTTTGCACAGTTTTTAATTAAAATTAGCCCCATTAAGTTGTAAACCTCCACGGGAGGTTTACAAAAATTGTTTCTTAATTCGTCCTCTAAAAAATCCATATCATTAATACTTTGGATGCTAGAAATTTTTTTATAATAATACAACCTTGTTCTAATGTCAGAAATATAGTTTTGAGGAATTAAACAAGGGTAGGGTAAATAAATATCTGGTTCTATATCAGAGGTAATATTGCTAATACTTTTATTTTGTTTTTTTAAAGTTTGATTGCTTTTTGCTTGGTTAATAGCTTCTTCTAATAATTCTAAGTAAAGCTCATAGCCAATGGCATTTAAAGTGCCTGATTGCTCTTCGCCTAACAAATCACCAGCCCCTCTAAGTTCTAAATCTTTTTGCGCAATATAAATACCACTGCCTAGCTTTGTATTATCTCGAATGCTGTGCAATCTTTCTAAAGCTTTTTCGTCTATATTTTGTTGTGGAGGTATTAGTAAATAACAGTAAGCGCGATGATTAGAACGGCCCACTCTGCCACGAATTTGGTAAAGCTGAGAGAGCCCAAACAAGTGAGCGTTATTAATAATTAAAGTGTTGGCGTTGGGTATGTCCAAACCAGATTCAATAATGGTGGTGCAAACTAGTATGTCTGTTTTTTTATTAGCAAAATCTAGCATAGATTGTTCTAATTGATTTTCGGGCAATTGTCCGTGAGCAAAGGCCACTTTGGCCGTAGGCACAAGCTCTTTTATTTCTGAACTAACAAGCTCTATGTTTTTTACTTTATTGTGTAAAAAAAAGATTTGGCCACCCCTTTGCATTTCTTGTTGAATGGCCTCTTTGATAATATTTTTATTGTAAGAATTAATAAAAGTTCTAATAGACAATCTATTTTGTGGAGGAGTTTGAATTAAGTTAATATCTTTTAAACCTAAAAGACTAAAGTTTAATGTTCTTGGTATAGGGGTTGCAGATAAAGTTAGGGTGTCTATATTTTTTTTAAGGTGTTTAATTTTCTCTTTGTGTTTTACTCCAAACTTTTGTTCTTCATCAATAATTAATAAACCCAATTTTTTATATTCTAGCTGATTGTTTAATAGCTTGTGTGTGCCAATAAGCACATCCACTTGCCCAGTTTTTAATTGTGCAATTACTTCTTTTTGTTTTTTTAAAGGCACAAAGCGGTTTAAAGTTTCTACTTGAACAGAAAAAGGGTTTAGTCGCTCAAAAAAGTGCTTGTGATGTTGAAAGGCTAATACCGTTGTAGGAACTAAAATAGCCACTTGCTTGTTATTTTCTATGGCTCGAGCACAAGCCCTTACCGCGACTTCTGTTTTTCCAAAACCCACATCTCCACAAATTAATCGGTCCATTGGGGTGGTGCTTAATAAATCACTTAACACACTATTAATAGCCTTGGCTTGATCTTTGGTTTCTTTGTAAGGAAAGCCTGCCGAAACATTTTTATACAATTCTTTAGAGGGGGTAAAGGCTGGTCGCTGTAGGCTTTTTCTTTGGGCATAAAGCTCTAAGAGTTCGAAAGAAATATCTTGAAGACGCTTTTTAACTTGTGTTTTGGTGTGCTGCCATTTGTTATTGCCCAACTTGTCTAAAATGGAGGTGTTACCAATATATTTTTTTATACTATTTATTTTATAAACAGGAATATACAACTGCTCTTTATCTTTATATTCTAAATGTATAAACTCCATTTCTTGACTAGATATAGTCATAAATTTTAATCCCAAATATCTTCCAACTCCATGTTGAATGTGAGTTACTAAATCGCCTGGGTTTAAAGAGTCTATGCTGATGGAGCCAAGCTGTAACTTTAATTGCTCTTGAGGGCGAAGGCTTTTTATATTTTTCACACTTAAAAGATCTTGTGCTTTTAGCAAAACAAGCTTTTCTTGCTCTAAAATAAAACTGCAACTAATGGGTTTTTGTATAATGCAAACGGCCTCTTCACTTATGTCGCTAAAGGATTCTAACTCAGATACAGGAATGTTTATGTCTAAAAATAAATTTTTTATTTCTACACTTTGGCTGTGTTTTTCAGAAGATAAAACAATTTGTATGTTTTTATTATTCCATTTTTTTATTTGCTCTTTTAAATAAACTTTTTTTTCTAATATATTTTTTTGTTTTATTTTTTGCGTAAAGGTCTTTAAGTTTTTTCCAGAAGAGGGAATTTCCACCAGTTTTTGGGAGTGAAGGCTGTTTTGATTTAAGTAAATAATATTTTGGTTTTTATGGCCACTGGATAGTTCGTTATTTATTTCGTTTAATGGACAAAAATTCCAAATACAACTATTTTTAGGAAAGTAATTTAATAAAGTTTCGGCATTATCTATTGGCGATTTTTTGTTCCAAAGCGTCTCTTGCAAAAGGCTTTGCATAGTAATTTGACTATCCACATCGAGGCTAAATAATGCAGTTACCGTATCGCCAAACAGCTCACACCGCGTAGGGGTAGAGTTTTGTGGGGAAAAAAAATCTAAAACTCCAGCTTTAATACTAAATTGCCCAGGCCCCTCAACAATCAAACTAGGTTTATAGCCCTTTTGAAGCATAAAATTTTCTACAGATATAGGAAAAGAGTAGTTGGGGGTGATGGAGGTTTGATTGCTTTTGTAGCTACTTGCCGAGGGGGCAATGCGTAAGTGGTGGATACTTAATAGAAAAATAGTTTCGGGGCTTGCCGTTTCTAGTGTTTTTAAAAAACGCAAAATAGCCCAAGGGTTTTCGTCCTCTTGAATATAGGTATAAATGGGGCGATTAGGGAGCAAAAAGCATAGATTTTTGTAAAGAGAATGCAGCTCTGCTTCTGTGCTGGTAATGACAAACTGAAGCTCAGAAACTTCTTGTAATTGTTTGACTATAAAAGCCTCTTTATGAAAGCCCTCTACAAAATATTGAGCAGGTATTTCTTGAAAAGAGAGGCTGCTAAGTTCTAGCTTTCTTGTTGACCGCATAGGAGAGTACAATCTATAACATAAACTAGGTATTTATGACAGCACTCTTTGCAATTTTATTTTTAATTTTTTTTGTTTTATGCTTTGGGGCTTTGCTACTAGGTGTGGCCTCTATTTTAGGTCCTAAAAAATCTAAAAGCGCTATCAAAAGCTCATCTTATGAGTGCGGCCTACCCTCCTTTGCGCAAACTAACAATGTACCGGTTAAATATTATTTAACAGCGATACTATTTATTATTTTTGATATAGAAATTGTTTTTATTTACCCTTGGGCTGTGGCATACAAAGATTTTTTAACAGCAGGGTGGGGGCTTTATATTTTAATAGCGATGTTAATTTTTATAGCTTTGTTTTTATATGGGTTAATTTGGGAAATTCGTTCAAAGGCTTTGGACTGGCACTAGGTTAAAGGATAACAGTGGATATAATGAACATAGCCATTAATGCTATTAAAATTATTTTTATTTTTTTATTAATGGTAAAAATTGTACCTTTACTAGTTTGGGTTGAGCGAAGAGCCTCGGCATTTATTCAAAACCGCTTTGGCCCAAACAGAGTGGGCCCTTTGGGTTTAACGCAATTGTTGGCCGACTTAATTAAGTTTTTATTTAAAGAAGAGTTTGTTCCTAAGGATGCAAAAAAAACTTTATTTTATCTAGCTCCAATTTTAGCTTTAATTCCAGGAGCCTTAGCTTTTGGAGCAATTCCTTTATCTGTTCCTTTTTCTATTCCTATTTTTACTTTTTTTAATCAGCAGTGGGGCCCTTATGTTATAGAATTTCAAAG contains these protein-coding regions:
- the atpG gene encoding ATP synthase F1 subunit gamma; the protein is MSNMKDIRSRITSVTNTQQITKAMKMVSAAKLSKAQAHIINMRPYAQQLRSLISRLVKNPKIQHPFLEKKDKVENILLVVVSGDRGLCGGFNTTVNRFAENFLTTEANKYKSIGLFLIGKKAIDYFKARQIEAVESVPNVSKELSYKMAVSISNKLMHFFKTNKYDEIHFVYNEFKSVISQERVVEKIFPVEYEDSPDGQTFSDDYIFEPPAMEFLEKLLVKHFTSQVYRYLSESVAAEYAARMTAMDSATNNANDMIKKLTLTYNKLRQANITKELMEIVSGAEAVK
- the atpD gene encoding F0F1 ATP synthase subunit beta, which gives rise to MEKVTMGKVKQITGPVLDVEFEEGALPEILTALQISNPNINNEEWNVTLEVAQHLGGGVIRAIAMDATEGLTRGQAVKNLGIPISTPVGEGVLGRMLNVTGDPIDGKGKVDAKEVWPIHRQAPPFSEQSTHAEMLMTGIKVVDLLAPYAKGGKVGLFGGAGVGKTVLIQELIRNIATEHGGYSVFAGVGERTREGNDLYREMTESGVIDKTALVFGQMNEPPGARARVALTGLTQAEYFRDVAGQDVLLFVDNIFRFTQAGAEVSALLGRIPSAVGYQPTLSTEMGDLQERITSTKKGSITSVQAVYVPADDYTDPAPATTFTHLDATTNLDREIAALGIYPAVNPLTSTSRLLSPDIVGEEHYKVARQIQALLQRYKDLQDIIAILGMDELSDEDKAVVGRARRVQRFLSQPFFVAEQFTGLKGAYVDVKDTIKGFKEILEGKHDDVPEQAFYLVGTVEEALEKAKTL
- a CDS encoding F0F1 ATP synthase subunit epsilon, which translates into the protein MQLSLISPDKLVFNNKAVSSIAVVSTEGCLQVLKGHAPLLTTLGKGALKFYDINKKAFSSYFVEGGYLEVSPQGNVLILAETLKD
- the mfd gene encoding transcription-repair coupling factor, translated to MRSTRKLELSSLSFQEIPAQYFVEGFHKEAFIVKQLQEVSELQFVITSTEAELHSLYKNLCFLLPNRPIYTYIQEDENPWAILRFLKTLETASPETIFLLSIHHLRIAPSASSYKSNQTSITPNYSFPISVENFMLQKGYKPSLIVEGPGQFSIKAGVLDFFSPQNSTPTRCELFGDTVTALFSLDVDSQITMQSLLQETLWNKKSPIDNAETLLNYFPKNSCIWNFCPLNEINNELSSGHKNQNIIYLNQNSLHSQKLVEIPSSGKNLKTFTQKIKQKNILEKKVYLKEQIKKWNNKNIQIVLSSEKHSQSVEIKNLFLDINIPVSELESFSDISEEAVCIIQKPISCSFILEQEKLVLLKAQDLLSVKNIKSLRPQEQLKLQLGSISIDSLNPGDLVTHIQHGVGRYLGLKFMTISSQEMEFIHLEYKDKEQLYIPVYKINSIKKYIGNTSILDKLGNNKWQHTKTQVKKRLQDISFELLELYAQRKSLQRPAFTPSKELYKNVSAGFPYKETKDQAKAINSVLSDLLSTTPMDRLICGDVGFGKTEVAVRACARAIENNKQVAILVPTTVLAFQHHKHFFERLNPFSVQVETLNRFVPLKKQKEVIAQLKTGQVDVLIGTHKLLNNQLEYKKLGLLIIDEEQKFGVKHKEKIKHLKKNIDTLTLSATPIPRTLNFSLLGLKDINLIQTPPQNRLSIRTFINSYNKNIIKEAIQQEMQRGGQIFFLHNKVKNIELVSSEIKELVPTAKVAFAHGQLPENQLEQSMLDFANKKTDILVCTTIIESGLDIPNANTLIINNAHLFGLSQLYQIRGRVGRSNHRAYCYLLIPPQQNIDEKALERLHSIRDNTKLGSGIYIAQKDLELRGAGDLLGEEQSGTLNAIGYELYLELLEEAINQAKSNQTLKKQNKSISNITSDIEPDIYLPYPCLIPQNYISDIRTRLYYYKKISSIQSINDMDFLEDELRNNFCKPPVEVYNLMGLILIKNCAKTAGILSVSLKNTSLNLKITNNSPCAEQLIALIQKQPEKYQLSKSDLVKIEITNTQWEVVYQALQKLMSVD
- a CDS encoding NADH-quinone oxidoreductase subunit A, encoding MTALFAILFLIFFVLCFGALLLGVASILGPKKSKSAIKSSSYECGLPSFAQTNNVPVKYYLTAILFIIFDIEIVFIYPWAVAYKDFLTAGWGLYILIAMLIFIALFLYGLIWEIRSKALDWH